A window of the Gammaproteobacteria bacterium genome harbors these coding sequences:
- a CDS encoding recombinase family protein: protein MRIFSYCRVSTTEQTTENQIIAIRQKGYEVSDSRVISETISGSVEAMKRDKFKMLINHQIESGDMLVVLKLDRLGRDNIDVQNTIKLLTEKGIKVVCLDLPIADLSSAEGKLMLQMFSAFAEFERNRIRERTKEGLERAKAQGKKLGRPEAHATTHSVQAKKAEGLSQAKTAEALGLGIATVKRHWNKTTYIV, encoded by the coding sequence ATGCGTATCTTCTCCTATTGTCGTGTCTCTACAACAGAGCAAACAACCGAGAATCAAATTATTGCTATCCGTCAGAAAGGGTATGAGGTGAGTGACTCTCGTGTTATCAGCGAAACGATTTCAGGTTCTGTTGAAGCAATGAAGCGAGATAAATTTAAGATGTTAATCAATCATCAGATAGAAAGTGGCGATATGTTGGTTGTCTTAAAGTTAGACCGTTTAGGCCGAGATAACATCGACGTACAAAACACAATCAAGCTGCTTACAGAGAAAGGCATTAAGGTTGTTTGCCTTGATCTCCCCATCGCAGATCTTTCTAGTGCTGAGGGTAAGTTGATGTTGCAAATGTTTTCGGCCTTTGCTGAGTTCGAGCGCAACCGAATTAGAGAACGAACAAAAGAAGGACTTGAACGAGCTAAAGCTCAGGGTAAAAAGCTAGGCAGACCAGAAGCCCACGCCACAACGCATTCAGTTCAAGCAAAGAAAGCCGAGGGCTTATCGCAAGCGAAAACCGCAGAAGCGTTAGGTTTGGGAATTGCTACAGTGAAAAGACATTGGAATAAAACGACTTATATAGTTTAG
- a CDS encoding site-specific integrase has protein sequence MKKSSVNNVRILHEYIKYLRDAKRQDHSTIDGAMKSINRFEEYTGYLDFNKFKAKRAIGFKKHLLAQKSIVTGEKLSKATVLTATRHLKMFFQYLVTQKGYRAKINYSDIEYFNLSEKDTRIANAKRKRNVATIEQIMQTLEVMPYSTTIEMRDRALVAFVILTGARDSAVASAKIKHIDIAEQSFYQDAREVNTKFSKTFTTYFFPVDELPLKILTEWIEYLIKELGYKQNEPLFPKTKLGHNKNQQFEVVGLLKDHWSNANPIRKVFKQAFEAAGLPYFNPHSFRHTLVRLGENLCRSPEEFKAWSQNLGHESVLTSFYSYGDVPDYKQAELLRKLAEPADSISSDMEDKFKQFMMFQEMMEKK, from the coding sequence ATGAAAAAAAGTAGTGTAAATAACGTTCGAATTCTGCATGAATACATCAAGTATTTGAGAGATGCAAAACGCCAAGATCATTCAACAATTGATGGAGCAATGAAGTCAATTAATCGCTTTGAAGAATATACGGGCTACCTTGATTTCAATAAGTTTAAGGCAAAGCGTGCTATTGGGTTTAAGAAGCATCTTCTTGCTCAAAAATCGATTGTGACTGGGGAAAAGTTGAGTAAGGCAACGGTGCTTACTGCAACTCGCCACTTAAAAATGTTCTTCCAATATCTCGTCACACAAAAAGGCTATCGAGCAAAAATCAACTACAGCGATATTGAATATTTCAATTTGTCTGAAAAAGATACTCGCATTGCCAATGCCAAGCGTAAAAGGAATGTGGCGACAATTGAGCAGATCATGCAAACCTTGGAAGTTATGCCTTACTCAACAACGATTGAAATGCGTGATAGAGCTTTAGTTGCCTTTGTAATCCTAACAGGCGCAAGAGACAGTGCTGTTGCTTCAGCGAAGATTAAACACATAGATATTGCCGAACAAAGTTTTTATCAGGATGCAAGGGAAGTAAATACAAAGTTTAGTAAAACCTTCACTACTTACTTTTTTCCTGTGGATGAGTTGCCATTAAAGATTTTGACTGAATGGATTGAGTATTTGATTAAAGAGCTTGGATATAAGCAAAATGAACCGTTGTTTCCAAAAACCAAGTTGGGACACAACAAAAACCAGCAATTTGAAGTTGTTGGTTTACTTAAAGATCATTGGAGTAATGCAAACCCAATCCGCAAGGTCTTTAAACAAGCCTTTGAAGCTGCTGGTTTGCCTTATTTTAATCCTCACAGCTTTCGTCATACTTTGGTAAGACTAGGTGAAAACCTTTGTCGATCGCCTGAAGAGTTTAAAGCATGGAGCCAAAACTTAGGACATGAAAGCGTGTTAACCAGCTTTTATAGTTATGGTGATGTGCCAGATTACAAACAAGCCGAACTATTGCGTAAATTAGCCGAGCCAGCTGATAGTATTTCTTCAGATATGGAAGATAAATTTAAACAATTTATGATGTTCCAAGAAATGATGGAGAAAAAATAA
- a CDS encoding helix-turn-helix domain-containing protein, translating into MGSRNNPNRIKIHRSYTVIEVSEALGVHPKTVRNWIRVGLPVVDEKRPLLICGVDLKIYLKQKRKTYMHRCEVNEMYCFKCKHPKKPSIESLQFIAKPAGMAQMTGRCGECGCKANKYVSWRDVNQIWLELGGKLPIAEKHLNLRGKALLNYPLNTVFDDEKK; encoded by the coding sequence ATGGGTAGTCGTAATAACCCTAATCGTATCAAAATCCATCGCAGCTATACCGTAATTGAGGTTAGTGAAGCATTGGGCGTTCACCCCAAAACTGTGCGTAATTGGATTCGTGTTGGTTTACCTGTTGTAGATGAAAAACGTCCGCTCTTAATTTGTGGGGTTGACTTAAAAATTTATTTAAAACAGAAACGCAAAACTTACATGCATCGATGTGAAGTAAATGAAATGTATTGTTTCAAATGCAAACACCCTAAAAAACCAAGCATCGAATCGCTTCAGTTTATAGCAAAGCCTGCTGGCATGGCGCAAATGACGGGGCGTTGTGGCGAGTGTGGATGCAAAGCAAATAAGTATGTTTCTTGGCGTGACGTAAATCAAATTTGGCTTGAACTCGGAGGGAAATTACCGATAGCAGAGAAACACTTAAACCTGAGAGGAAAAGCTCTCTTAAATTATCCTTTAAATACGGTATTTGATGATGAAAAAAAGTAG
- a CDS encoding AlpA family transcriptional regulator produces MSKKFIRLPEVKSKTGLSRSSIYLRMSNDEFPQSISLGSRAIGWLDADIEQWLDECISASKAASHG; encoded by the coding sequence ATGTCTAAAAAATTCATTCGCTTACCAGAAGTAAAAAGTAAAACAGGTTTATCACGTAGCAGTATTTATTTACGTATGAGCAATGACGAATTCCCCCAAAGTATTTCATTAGGTAGCCGCGCAATTGGTTGGCTGGACGCTGATATTGAGCAGTGGCTTGATGAGTGCATTTCAGCATCTAAGGCGGCTAGCCATGGGTAG
- a CDS encoding tyrosine-type recombinase/integrase, which yields MPLTVLEVKNLSCPDDKSQIKRSDGNNLFLLIKSGGSKLWRLRFRHAGKYQEMALGKYPSVSLSEARKLAEEARASLINGINPMDVRRERKRTKTTSKDKLFETIALKWWEQQKDSWSDDHAARIKRWLLVDSKCISNLHIEDIDAGHITELMLAIEAAGTPKKAPNILAVINRVFGYALAHRLTRGNPAQGLPLGDILKPLPKVKHRAAIVKPNELAQLIKDIDATQSGNYCTAEALKLIPRVFLRPTEIRNLKWEYIDFDDLLIRIPAEKMKREREHLVPMSKQVAKHLKEVKAVTGYSTLVFPNQRDSSKPMSKNVLTNRLRSLGYPADVMSAHGFRSTASTILHEKGWDHDVIEVQLSHLTGTATSRAYNRSIYLAERTKLMQEWANYLDDLSNMG from the coding sequence ATGCCATTAACAGTGCTAGAAGTTAAGAATTTATCCTGCCCTGATGATAAGTCACAGATCAAGAGATCTGACGGTAACAACTTGTTCTTACTAATTAAAAGCGGCGGCTCTAAGCTTTGGCGGCTTAGGTTTAGACATGCAGGTAAGTATCAAGAAATGGCTTTAGGAAAGTACCCCTCCGTATCCCTAAGTGAAGCACGTAAATTGGCAGAGGAAGCTAGGGCGTCGCTAATTAACGGTATTAATCCGATGGATGTACGAAGAGAAAGAAAACGCACTAAAACAACTTCTAAAGATAAGCTGTTTGAAACAATTGCCCTAAAGTGGTGGGAACAACAAAAAGACTCTTGGTCTGATGATCATGCCGCTAGAATTAAACGCTGGTTGCTGGTGGACTCTAAATGTATAAGTAATCTCCACATTGAAGATATTGATGCAGGGCATATTACGGAATTAATGTTAGCCATTGAGGCTGCGGGTACGCCTAAAAAGGCTCCTAATATATTAGCCGTCATAAATCGGGTGTTTGGTTATGCACTGGCGCATAGATTAACGCGAGGCAACCCAGCCCAAGGATTACCGTTAGGTGACATATTAAAACCCTTACCAAAAGTAAAGCATAGGGCGGCAATTGTTAAGCCTAATGAGCTAGCCCAATTAATTAAAGACATCGATGCAACACAGTCAGGTAATTATTGTACCGCAGAAGCACTTAAGTTAATCCCTAGAGTCTTTTTAAGACCAACGGAAATAAGAAATTTAAAATGGGAATACATCGACTTTGATGATCTTTTGATTAGAATACCAGCCGAAAAAATGAAGCGAGAACGAGAACACTTAGTGCCAATGTCAAAACAAGTCGCTAAGCATCTAAAGGAAGTTAAAGCCGTTACTGGTTATTCTACATTGGTATTTCCAAATCAAAGAGACAGCAGTAAACCGATGAGTAAAAATGTATTAACGAATCGTTTACGCAGTTTAGGCTACCCCGCTGATGTGATGTCTGCCCACGGCTTTAGAAGTACCGCATCGACTATTTTACATGAAAAAGGCTGGGATCATGACGTGATTGAAGTACAGCTTTCACATTTGACAGGAACCGCAACCTCAAGAGCTTATAACCGTTCAATTTATTTAGCTGAAAGAACAAAGTTAATGCAAGAGTGGGCGAATTATTTAGATGATCTATCTAATATGGGTTAA
- the groL gene encoding chaperonin GroEL (60 kDa chaperone family; promotes refolding of misfolded polypeptides especially under stressful conditions; forms two stacked rings of heptamers to form a barrel-shaped 14mer; ends can be capped by GroES; misfolded proteins enter the barrel where they are refolded when GroES binds), with protein MTAKDVRFGTDARVKMLAGVNVLADAVKVTLGPKGRNVIIDKSFGAPIITKDGVTVAKEIELEDKFENMGAQLVKEVASQANDAAGDGTTTATVLAQSIITEGMKAVAAGMNPMDLKRGIDKAVIAAVAALKDLSQECTDNKAIEQVGTISANSDVSVGQIIATAMEKVGTEGVITVEEGQSLEDELDVVEGMQFDRGYLSPYFINNQETGTVELDSPFILLVDKKVSNIRELLPTLEALAKTGKPLLIIAEDLEGEALATLVVNNMRGIVKVAAVKAPGFGDRRKAMLQDLAILTGGTVISEEIGLELEKATLEDLGTAKRVIITKDSTTVIDGAGDEVAINGRVAQIKAQALESSSDYDKEKLQERMAKLAGGVAVIKVGAATELAMKEKKDRVDDALHATRAAVEEGVVAGGGVALVRAAAMISGLEGDNEEQSHGIAVLLRAMEAPLRQIVTNAGDEASVVCNNVKNGEGSYGFNAANGEYGDMLAMGILDPTKVTRSALQFAASVAGLMITTEAMITDAPQKDSGAMPDMGGMGGMGGMGGMM; from the coding sequence ATGACAGCTAAAGACGTAAGATTTGGAACTGATGCCCGCGTAAAAATGTTAGCCGGCGTTAATGTATTAGCAGATGCCGTCAAGGTAACTTTAGGGCCAAAGGGTCGTAATGTAATTATCGATAAAAGCTTTGGTGCTCCAATCATCACTAAAGATGGTGTAACTGTTGCCAAAGAAATCGAGCTAGAAGACAAATTCGAAAACATGGGCGCACAACTGGTTAAAGAAGTTGCTTCTCAAGCCAACGATGCAGCTGGTGACGGAACGACTACTGCAACAGTACTTGCACAGTCAATTATTACTGAAGGCATGAAAGCAGTTGCTGCGGGCATGAACCCAATGGATCTTAAGCGCGGTATCGACAAAGCAGTAATCGCTGCAGTTGCTGCTCTTAAAGATTTATCGCAAGAATGTACTGACAACAAAGCGATTGAGCAAGTTGGTACTATCTCTGCAAACTCTGATGTTAGCGTTGGCCAAATCATTGCAACAGCAATGGAAAAAGTGGGCACCGAAGGTGTTATTACCGTTGAAGAAGGTCAGTCGCTTGAAGACGAGCTAGACGTTGTTGAAGGTATGCAGTTTGACCGTGGTTACCTATCACCATACTTCATCAACAACCAAGAAACTGGTACGGTTGAACTTGATTCACCATTTATCTTATTAGTAGACAAGAAAGTTTCTAACATTCGTGAGCTACTGCCTACGCTTGAAGCACTTGCTAAAACAGGCAAGCCGCTATTAATTATTGCAGAAGACCTTGAAGGTGAAGCACTAGCAACGTTAGTGGTTAACAACATGCGCGGCATCGTTAAAGTAGCAGCAGTTAAAGCCCCTGGTTTTGGCGACCGTCGTAAAGCAATGTTACAAGATCTAGCCATTCTAACTGGCGGTACGGTTATCTCTGAAGAAATCGGCCTAGAGCTAGAAAAAGCAACTCTTGAAGATCTTGGTACTGCTAAGCGTGTAATCATTACCAAAGACAGCACCACAGTTATCGATGGCGCTGGTGATGAAGTTGCAATCAATGGTCGTGTTGCACAAATTAAAGCACAAGCACTTGAGTCTAGCTCTGACTACGACAAAGAAAAACTTCAAGAGCGTATGGCTAAACTAGCTGGCGGTGTTGCAGTGATTAAAGTTGGCGCAGCGACTGAACTAGCAATGAAAGAAAAGAAAGACCGTGTTGACGATGCGCTACACGCAACTCGCGCTGCAGTTGAAGAAGGCGTTGTTGCCGGTGGTGGTGTAGCTCTAGTACGTGCTGCTGCAATGATTTCTGGTCTAGAAGGTGATAACGAAGAGCAAAGCCACGGCATCGCAGTATTACTACGTGCCATGGAAGCGCCACTACGTCAAATCGTTACTAACGCTGGCGATGAAGCTTCAGTTGTTTGTAACAACGTTAAAAACGGCGAAGGCAGCTACGGTTTCAACGCTGCTAATGGCGAATATGGCGACATGCTTGCAATGGGTATCTTAGATCCTACTAAAGTAACCCGTAGTGCATTACAGTTCGCTGCATCAGTTGCTGGTCTTATGATCACAACTGAAGCGATGATCACCGACGCACCGCAAAAAGACTCAGGTGCTATGCCTGACATGGGCGGCATGGGCGGAATGGGTGGTATGGGCGGCATGATGTAA
- a CDS encoding co-chaperone GroES, translating into MKIRPLHDRVIVKRTESESKSAGGIVLTGSAAQVSTRGKVLATGNGRILESGDVRPLDVKVGDTVIFKDGYGVEKEKIDGEEVLIMSEADILAIVEA; encoded by the coding sequence ATGAAAATTCGTCCTCTACACGATCGTGTTATCGTTAAGCGCACTGAGTCTGAATCTAAATCTGCTGGCGGTATCGTATTAACAGGCAGCGCCGCACAAGTATCTACTCGCGGTAAAGTACTAGCCACAGGTAACGGCCGTATTCTAGAAAGCGGTGACGTTCGTCCTCTTGATGTTAAAGTTGGCGACACAGTAATTTTCAAAGATGGTTACGGCGTTGAAAAAGAAAAAATTGACGGCGAAGAAGTATTAATTATGTCTGAAGCAGACATCTTGGCAATTGTTGAAGCTTAA
- a CDS encoding MATE family efflux transporter — protein MSIPSGLGILTIFGFNLVDTWFVSLLGTDELAAISFTFPVGLILSSVIIGLGSGLSASLARMLGQGANNDDANLVVSSLILGLGLVILLSAIGIVSIYPLFSFLGAPPHLIPLIEQYISVWYVAIIFLVIPMLGNSALRATGNTKLPSLVMAIAGLLNAIFDPILIFGWGPFPAMGMQGAAIATLLAWFFSMLGSLFLLYRSDLIRRVKLSFSQCYGHWQTVLKIGRPAALSNMINPLINAIIMAMLASADTAAVAAFGVGIRIESLLLISIMALSSSLTPFIAQNLGAGQTLRAQRALVGSAKFSILTQLVCYVVVALLARPIANLFSQDTAVIEYIVVFLRIVPFAYGALGIVIMLAVSLNAYNRPGSSLALNLSRLFLLMLPLAWLGNTLLGATGIFAAIAIANIIMGGASYLLALRISETKL, from the coding sequence ATGAGTATCCCCTCTGGTTTGGGTATTTTGACCATTTTTGGCTTTAATTTAGTCGATACTTGGTTTGTTAGTTTACTGGGTACCGATGAACTGGCCGCTATCAGTTTTACTTTTCCTGTTGGTTTAATTTTATCGAGTGTGATCATTGGTCTTGGCAGTGGTTTGTCGGCATCGCTCGCGCGAATGTTGGGCCAAGGTGCTAACAATGACGATGCTAATCTAGTGGTGAGCAGTTTAATTTTAGGGCTTGGTTTGGTGATCTTGTTAAGCGCCATTGGCATTGTCTCGATTTACCCGCTGTTTAGTTTCTTGGGCGCGCCGCCACATTTAATTCCGTTAATTGAGCAATATATTAGTGTCTGGTATGTCGCCATTATCTTCTTAGTTATTCCGATGTTGGGCAACAGCGCGCTGCGGGCAACCGGTAATACCAAATTGCCGAGCTTAGTCATGGCAATCGCTGGCTTACTCAATGCGATATTCGATCCTATTTTGATCTTTGGTTGGGGTCCTTTTCCTGCGATGGGCATGCAAGGCGCGGCAATAGCGACCTTGTTGGCGTGGTTTTTCTCGATGTTAGGCTCGTTATTTTTACTTTATCGCAGCGATCTTATTCGCCGGGTTAAACTCAGTTTTAGTCAATGTTATGGGCACTGGCAAACGGTGTTGAAAATAGGGCGGCCCGCGGCACTGTCAAACATGATCAATCCTTTGATTAATGCAATTATTATGGCGATGTTAGCCAGTGCAGATACGGCAGCGGTGGCCGCCTTTGGTGTGGGCATTCGAATTGAGTCGTTACTATTAATTAGTATTATGGCGTTGTCTTCGTCATTAACGCCTTTTATCGCGCAAAACCTTGGGGCGGGGCAGACGTTGCGCGCGCAACGGGCTTTGGTCGGTAGTGCCAAATTTTCAATCTTAACGCAATTGGTATGCTATGTAGTAGTGGCATTATTAGCACGACCGATTGCTAATTTATTTAGTCAGGACACCGCGGTAATTGAGTATATAGTGGTGTTTTTACGCATTGTGCCTTTTGCTTACGGCGCGCTCGGCATTGTGATTATGTTGGCGGTCAGCCTTAATGCCTATAATCGCCCCGGCAGCTCGTTGGCGCTTAATTTATCGCGTTTATTTTTATTGATGTTACCGTTGGCTTGGTTAGGTAATACCTTGCTTGGTGCGACGGGCATATTTGCCGCGATTGCTATTGCTAACATTATTATGGGTGGGGCGAGCTATTTATTGGCCTTGCGGATAAGTGAAACCAAGCTTTAA
- a CDS encoding DnaJ domain-containing protein, producing the protein MSLTETTHAKQPDQDNPLIWPLLGLLKKTDHSWKIHYLATQLKQHGLLITMDPDPNQDLFKRNFLLMNALFQLQALLLPQQWLQVQAMDIRICSCVPTDLALEIQAEQSLREYYLNWDNYQVSGDYIRQMLEQFWSRYQEHIGADNKCSANSKDRRAALIVFELPQQATQTDIRQQWRRLALRWHPDRHQGNAEKFRTMCEAWQVLRD; encoded by the coding sequence GTGTCACTTACAGAAACAACTCATGCCAAGCAACCAGATCAAGACAACCCATTAATTTGGCCCTTGCTGGGGCTACTAAAAAAAACAGACCACAGTTGGAAAATTCATTATTTGGCGACGCAGCTTAAACAGCACGGTTTGCTTATAACGATGGATCCAGATCCCAATCAAGACTTGTTTAAGCGTAACTTTCTGCTGATGAATGCGCTGTTTCAATTGCAAGCGCTGTTGCTGCCGCAGCAATGGCTGCAAGTACAGGCAATGGATATAAGAATATGCTCTTGCGTACCAACAGATCTCGCGTTAGAAATCCAAGCCGAGCAAAGTTTGCGTGAGTACTATCTAAACTGGGACAATTATCAGGTCAGTGGCGACTATATCCGCCAAATGTTAGAACAATTTTGGAGCCGTTATCAGGAACATATTGGTGCAGATAATAAATGCAGCGCTAACTCCAAAGACCGGCGAGCCGCCTTAATTGTTTTTGAATTACCTCAACAAGCCACCCAAACGGATATTCGCCAGCAATGGCGACGACTCGCACTGCGCTGGCATCCAGATCGTCACCAAGGCAATGCCGAAAAATTCAGAACCATGTGTGAAGCATGGCAGGTACTACGCGATTAA
- a CDS encoding transporter substrate-binding domain-containing protein translates to MSTQQSQLKLSIRSSLLLFTAAVTLITASITIGLQYYFSKNLATQSAFSLYELSADNTSDYIASLDTKALNASKILSLHSDLTANNWIKPQTRELFAQIMLNNPVFYAIYVGFDNGDFYELINLDSAPIVRNQYGALPEDRWIVVTIKEHNGQRLRHYNFLNHDFKRRTVTQQQSNFYATKRPWYNNAKAQQTLKSEPYLFQLLKTPGQTYSTRLADGKAVLGIDIALTSISDYLIQQQINDIGQVYLSKNSGEIIASNTMPYQLDPVADIEPLELSSAQQKFVANTPLISITNATDSAPLDFVIAGQPKGYAVDIISIIAKMTGLQFQYINGFSSAKLAEKFKHNDIDMRQAVYHTHDNERDGILSSSFANLAFTIFTKPAVPDVTRLEMLAGRRLGIVKGWSITNSLQQNFPRVNIVELESRKEVLHAVRSGTVYAGLDVEVIVKNIAHQFFITDIKYHNNLTFLPLSFPNTLHFLSQHHNQELAQLIDFAIANIPPNKLLALQEKWLSTNNSVKNKITNGIIPYPELINPHTTIQPNSSPLTTTVNDIDYVIFSKNILLHPQNTSLFSIVIPLDRITANSLREAKFSSMIALAILTFLLPTAWFAAKPFTNYFNNINSQNAKLIHHQQDQQDLLQAFTGIISQAIDDKSSSTAQHCKRVPQLAMMLVDCASKSQQPAFENFSFSKNERREFSIAAALHDCGKITTPDHIINKATKLEGVYNRIHEIRMRFEVLWRDLEIEYLVEVSQKPLNYALLQQRLQQQRATLVDDFEFIANVNLGSDFMPHRDIVRLRALASVTWQRNFDDTLGLSIAETTHLSPRSLDFPVTEHLIMDKPEHLVRRQQPLEFDPKHNIKMKIPEYLYNNGELYNLSVTRGTLTTEERFKINEHIISTIKMLETLPLPPELAKIPRYASTHHETLRGSGYPRSLTAEQLSIPDRVMAIADRFAALTSSKSPYKEPKSLSVAIDMLYNMALGNQIDMDIFQLLLTSGIYWQFGELFLEPEQMDQVNIIKYLEQPANATI, encoded by the coding sequence GTGAGCACTCAACAAAGTCAATTAAAGCTATCAATTCGTTCGAGTTTGCTGTTATTTACCGCCGCGGTAACTCTAATCACGGCATCGATAACCATTGGGCTGCAGTACTATTTTAGTAAAAACCTCGCGACCCAATCCGCTTTCTCGTTGTACGAGCTTTCAGCCGACAATACCAGTGACTATATTGCTTCCTTAGATACCAAAGCCCTTAATGCCTCAAAGATCTTATCGCTGCACAGCGACTTGACCGCCAACAACTGGATAAAACCACAAACTCGCGAACTATTCGCCCAAATAATGTTAAATAACCCGGTGTTTTACGCGATTTATGTCGGCTTTGACAATGGTGATTTTTACGAGTTAATTAACCTTGATTCGGCCCCTATCGTCCGTAATCAATATGGCGCTCTGCCTGAAGATCGTTGGATTGTAGTCACAATAAAAGAGCATAACGGCCAACGATTACGTCATTACAATTTTTTAAATCATGATTTTAAACGACGAACAGTCACCCAGCAGCAGAGTAATTTTTATGCCACCAAACGCCCTTGGTATAATAATGCTAAAGCCCAGCAAACCCTTAAATCTGAGCCTTATTTGTTTCAACTGTTAAAAACTCCAGGCCAAACTTACTCAACCCGACTTGCTGATGGCAAGGCGGTGCTTGGCATTGATATCGCCTTAACGTCGATTTCTGATTATTTAATTCAACAACAAATAAATGATATCGGGCAGGTCTATTTATCAAAAAACAGCGGTGAAATAATTGCGTCCAACACCATGCCATATCAGCTAGACCCGGTTGCCGATATAGAACCTTTAGAGTTAAGCTCAGCACAGCAGAAATTCGTCGCAAACACACCGTTAATTAGCATTACTAATGCAACAGATTCTGCGCCACTTGATTTTGTAATCGCCGGACAGCCGAAAGGTTATGCGGTCGATATTATTTCTATTATTGCTAAAATGACCGGCTTACAATTTCAATACATCAATGGTTTTAGCAGCGCAAAATTAGCCGAAAAATTTAAGCATAATGACATCGACATGCGTCAAGCTGTCTACCATACTCACGATAATGAACGTGATGGCATATTGAGTAGCTCTTTTGCTAATTTAGCTTTTACCATCTTTACCAAACCGGCGGTACCAGATGTCACTCGCTTAGAAATGTTAGCAGGGCGGCGCTTGGGCATTGTCAAAGGTTGGTCTATTACCAATAGCCTCCAGCAAAATTTTCCGCGGGTTAACATCGTCGAATTAGAAAGCCGCAAAGAGGTATTACACGCCGTGCGCTCAGGCACTGTTTATGCGGGACTCGATGTTGAAGTTATCGTTAAGAATATTGCGCATCAGTTTTTTATTACCGATATTAAATACCATAATAATTTAACGTTTCTGCCGCTTAGCTTTCCCAATACCTTGCATTTTTTATCTCAACATCACAATCAGGAATTAGCACAGCTGATTGACTTTGCTATTGCTAATATTCCACCTAATAAGCTGCTAGCATTACAAGAAAAATGGTTAAGTACCAACAACAGTGTCAAAAATAAAATTACTAACGGTATTATTCCCTACCCTGAGCTCATCAATCCACACACGACTATACAACCAAATTCATCACCATTAACCACCACGGTTAATGATATAGACTATGTTATTTTTTCAAAAAACATCCTGCTTCATCCGCAAAATACCAGTCTATTTTCAATCGTTATTCCACTCGATAGAATCACCGCCAACAGTTTACGCGAAGCTAAATTTTCATCAATGATCGCCTTAGCAATCCTAACTTTTCTATTACCAACAGCTTGGTTTGCGGCCAAACCCTTTACTAACTACTTTAATAACATTAATAGCCAAAATGCTAAGTTAATTCACCACCAGCAGGACCAACAGGACCTACTACAAGCTTTTACCGGCATTATTAGTCAGGCGATTGATGATAAATCAAGCTCGACCGCCCAACATTGCAAACGCGTACCCCAATTGGCAATGATGCTAGTCGATTGTGCATCTAAATCACAACAACCAGCCTTTGAAAACTTTAGCTTTTCTAAAAATGAACGACGTGAATTTAGCATTGCTGCGGCGTTACATGACTGTGGCAAGATAACCACCCCGGATCACATCATTAATAAAGCCACAAAACTCGAAGGCGTTTATAATAGGATCCACGAAATAAGAATGCGCTTTGAGGTATTATGGCGCGACCTAGAGATAGAATACTTAGTCGAAGTATCACAAAAACCGTTAAATTACGCTTTATTGCAACAACGATTGCAACAGCAACGTGCCACCCTAGTTGATGACTTTGAATTTATTGCCAACGTTAATCTTGGCAGTGACTTTATGCCTCATCGCGATATTGTACGCTTACGCGCTTTGGCTAGCGTAACCTGGCAACGAAATTTTGACGACACCTTAGGTTTGTCTATCGCAGAAACAACACACCTTAGCCCCCGCTCGCTTGATTTCCCGGTCACCGAACACTTAATAATGGATAAACCTGAACACCTTGTCAGACGCCAACAACCCTTAGAGTTCGATCCAAAACATAATATTAAAATGAAAATTCCTGAGTATTTGTACAACAATGGCGAACTATACAACCTGTCAGTGACTCGCGGCACCTTGACGACCGAAGAGCGATTTAAGATTAACGAGCATATTATCAGTACCATAAAAATGCTTGAAACACTGCCGCTGCCACCAGAATTAGCAAAAATCCCTCGCTATGCCTCAACCCATCACGAAACCTTAAGAGGCAGTGGTTATCCAAGAAGCTTAACCGCAGAACAACTTAGTATTCCCGATCGCGTCATGGCTATAGCCGACAGGTTTGCCGCCTTAACGTCATCGAAAAGTCCGTATAAAGAACCTAAATCGCTCAGTGTCGCGATTGATATGTTATATAATATGGCCTTAGGAAATCAGATCGACATGGACATCTTCCAGTTGTTATTAACCAGTGGTATTTACTGGCAATTTGGTGAACTATTTTTAGAGCCAGAACAAATGGATCAAGTTAATATTATCAAATATCTTGAACAACCCGCTAACGCGACTATATAA